A window from Chitinophagales bacterium encodes these proteins:
- a CDS encoding cytochrome c peroxidase: MIFISFTLLLTACKKESGEEKDFPFVPDYPAGFPEIKSPKNNQLTVMRVELGRQLFLDKRLSRDSSVACVSCHLPEKALTDGLALSEGVEGRKGIRNAPTLFNIGYHPYFFKDGGVPTLEAQVISPVEDENEMDFSIPGAVDRLKGDANYAALAEKAYERPFDAFVLTRAIAAFERTLLSGNSKFDQVTANDTSALNESEKRGLKLFFSEKTQCSTCHSGFDFTDYSFRNNGLYAEYPDKGRERISINPDDNGKFKVPSLRNVEHTAPYMFDGSLSTLEEVVEHYASGGKGHPNQDELINGFEINTEEKQDLINFLKALSDTKAINAVKNQLQ, translated from the coding sequence ATGATTTTTATAAGCTTTACTTTGCTGTTGACCGCCTGTAAAAAAGAGTCGGGAGAGGAAAAAGATTTCCCTTTTGTGCCCGATTATCCAGCTGGTTTTCCGGAAATTAAATCACCGAAAAACAATCAGTTGACAGTAATGCGGGTTGAATTGGGACGGCAGCTTTTTCTCGATAAAAGATTGTCAAGAGATTCAAGTGTGGCATGCGTGAGTTGTCATTTGCCCGAAAAAGCATTAACAGATGGTCTGGCTCTGAGCGAAGGTGTTGAAGGGCGCAAAGGCATTCGCAATGCGCCCACTCTATTTAATATCGGCTATCACCCCTATTTTTTTAAAGATGGCGGAGTACCTACATTAGAGGCACAGGTAATTTCTCCTGTTGAAGACGAAAATGAAATGGATTTTTCTATTCCCGGAGCGGTAGATCGTCTGAAAGGCGATGCCAATTATGCAGCATTGGCAGAAAAAGCCTATGAAAGGCCTTTCGATGCATTTGTACTGACACGCGCCATTGCCGCATTTGAACGTACTTTGCTCAGTGGCAACTCAAAATTTGACCAAGTTACAGCAAATGATACTTCTGCGCTGAACGAATCGGAAAAAAGGGGATTGAAATTATTCTTCAGCGAAAAAACACAATGTAGCACCTGTCACAGTGGTTTTGATTTTACGGACTACAGTTTCAGGAACAATGGCCTGTATGCTGAATACCCGGATAAGGGCCGGGAAAGAATAAGCATTAACCCGGATGACAATGGCAAGTTCAAAGTACCCAGCCTGAGAAATGTGGAACATACGGCACCATATATGTTCGATGGAAGTTTAAGTACTTTGGAAGAAGTGGTAGAACATTATGCTTCAGGCGGAAAAGGGCATCCTAATCAGGATGAATTGATAAACGGTTTTGAAATAAATACTGAAGAAAAACAAGACCTTATAAATTTTTTAAAAGCATTGAGCGATACCAAAGCTATAAATGCAGTAAAAAACCAGTTACAATGA
- a CDS encoding cytochrome c peroxidase, translating to MKIFRLYIYLLILLIPVVIFNSCEKDPPDKDDNNGEYTYDPTPYNLERPQSFPPLEIPSDNPLTEEGIKLGRMLFYDPILSVDSTIACASCHKQENAFTDPRRFSQGVHGTEGVRNSMPLFNLVWHSSFFWDGRAGTIEEQIFHPVVDPDEMGAKWTSAVQRLKNHKDYPRLLYNAFGTLDIDSTHVSKSIAQFLRIILSYNSRHDKFQRGELFGTVDEFTDSESNGLDLILDDQREKADCFHCHGNILFNDVSPNDQFRNNGLVDASGSGDFKQDFKENNNLADPGRGGVKGSGNDIDLGKFKAPSLRNIELTAPYMHDGRFQTLEEVIDFYNEGVHTDAYNVDDQMNKANRADGSLGLTEQEKTDIINYLKTLTDEELINNPEYSNPFK from the coding sequence ATGAAAATATTCAGGCTATACATATACTTATTGATATTGCTTATACCAGTAGTGATATTTAATTCTTGTGAAAAAGACCCTCCAGATAAGGATGATAATAACGGAGAATACACTTATGACCCTACTCCATATAACCTTGAAAGACCACAGTCTTTTCCGCCACTTGAAATTCCTTCAGATAATCCATTAACGGAAGAGGGTATAAAGTTAGGGCGTATGTTATTTTACGATCCAATTTTATCGGTTGACAGTACCATAGCCTGCGCGAGCTGCCACAAGCAGGAAAACGCATTTACTGACCCGCGCAGGTTTTCACAAGGAGTGCACGGAACCGAAGGCGTTAGAAATTCCATGCCGCTGTTTAATCTCGTCTGGCACTCCAGTTTTTTCTGGGATGGCCGTGCAGGAACTATTGAGGAACAAATCTTCCACCCCGTAGTTGACCCTGATGAAATGGGGGCTAAATGGACTTCAGCAGTTCAAAGGCTAAAAAACCACAAAGATTATCCCAGGTTACTCTACAATGCATTTGGGACACTTGATATTGACAGTACCCATGTTTCAAAATCCATTGCCCAGTTTTTAAGGATTATACTGTCATATAATTCAAGGCATGATAAATTCCAAAGAGGTGAGCTTTTTGGTACCGTAGATGAATTTACTGATTCTGAATCCAATGGATTAGATCTGATATTGGATGATCAACGGGAAAAAGCTGATTGCTTTCATTGCCACGGAAATATTTTGTTCAATGATGTGAGTCCCAATGATCAATTCAGAAACAATGGCCTTGTTGATGCAAGTGGCTCGGGAGATTTCAAACAGGATTTTAAGGAAAATAACAACTTAGCTGATCCTGGTAGAGGAGGTGTCAAGGGAAGTGGAAATGATATTGATCTTGGTAAATTCAAAGCACCTTCGCTCAGGAATATTGAACTCACTGCTCCCTATATGCACGATGGCCGCTTTCAAACCCTGGAAGAAGTCATAGATTTTTACAATGAGGGAGTACATACTGATGCCTATAATGTAGATGATCAAATGAACAAAGCCAACAGGGCTGATGGCAGCCTGGGGCTTACCGAACAGGAAAAAACCGACATAATCAATTATCTGAAAACATTAACAGATGAGGAACTGATTAACAACCCGGAATATTCCAACCCATTTAAGTAG